A region from the Armigeres subalbatus isolate Guangzhou_Male unplaced genomic scaffold, GZ_Asu_2 Contig983, whole genome shotgun sequence genome encodes:
- the LOC134204938 gene encoding uncharacterized protein LOC134204938 has translation MATSDNDAVKDAKNAPTKKKLTRQATKDSTMLEKELEEERKRNASLMIKLKKAKANKRIEKAMGDDSLVGLHSTMRENDSVTAQNSILMTSMSNLSFASLQVPECKPVEGEEDVDKKSYEQWRQLLEASMQLAGVVDEATKMNIFRIKAGHKLLDVLDGTVSSADSPDITTFPYSNATHRLGSFFNSRDYAFMQRQKLRSLIQQSGETDMKYVKRVIAVAKLCDYADANLAEQVADTIQTHAMNRKVREIGRKILRKGGSLSDLLEKVRAAEMEQLNEDMFAATHGTPRAEIAAVTHGQPRGQSPNQNTNALKYHFNTQPRYFGNFRSSRGGRGFDRREFTKNIVQCWRCLSKQHHPSQCHAMDKICHNCGQKGHLVRVCRLCRAQ, from the exons ATGGCTACATCCGACAATGACGCAGTAAAGGATGCGAAAAACGCTCCCACCAAAAA GAAACTTACAAGACAAGCGACCAAGGATTCTACAATGCTGGAAAAGGAACTAGAGGAAGAGAGAAAACGGAATGCTTCGTTAatgattaaattgaaaaaagcGAAGGCGAACAAACGAATTGAGAAGGCCATGGGAGATGACAGTTTGGTTGGCCTGCACTCAACAATGCGCGAAAACGATTCAGTCACTGCGCAAAATTCGATCCTCATGACATCTATGAGTAATTTGTCTTTCGCGTCTCTACAGGTCCCAGAGTGCAAACCTGTTGAGGGTGAAGAAGATGTTGACAAAAAATCGTACGAGCAGTGGAGGCAACTGTTAGAAGCATCGATGCAGCTAGCTGGAGTTGTCGACGAAGCGAcaaaaatgaacatttttcgAATCAAGGCAGGACATAAATTATTGGATGTTCTCGATGGCACAGTATCAAGCGCAGACTCTCCTGATATCACAACATTTCCATACTCAAATGCTACACATCGTTTGGGTAGTTTCTTTAACTCTCGGGACTACGCATTCATGCAACGACAAAAGTTAAGATCATTGATCCAACAATCTGGTGAAACGGATATGAAATATGTGAAACGAGTAATTGCAGTTGCCAAACTCTGCGATTACGCTGATGCAAATTTAGCAGAACAAGTCGCAGATACGATTCAGACTCATGCCATGAATCGTAAAGTTCGTGAAATCGGAAGGAAAATTTTAAGAAAGGGCGGTTCTCTCTCCGatcttctggaaaaagttcgcGCCGCCGAAATGGAACAACTAAATGAGGACATGTTTGCTGCAACTCATGGAACTCCGAGAGCGGAGATCGCTGCTGTTACACATGGTCAACCAAGAGGCCAATCACCAAACCAGAACACAAACgcactgaaatatcatttcAATACGCAGCCAAGGTACTTCGGAAACTTCAGAAGCAGCCGAGGAGGTAGAGGGTTTGACCGACGCGAGTTCACCAAGAACATTGTTCAATGTTGGCGGTGTTTGAGCAAGCAGCATCATCCATCACAGTGCCACGCTATGGACAAAATCTGCCACAATTGTGGACAAAAGGGCCATCTTGTGAGAGTCTGCCGCCTGTGTCGCGCCCAATGA